In Terriglobia bacterium, a genomic segment contains:
- the iscU gene encoding Fe-S cluster assembly scaffold IscU, whose amino-acid sequence MAYSDKVVDHFNNPRNVGSLPKEDPNVGTGLVGAPECGDVMKLQMKINPETQVIEEARFKTFGCGSAIASSSLATEWVKGKTVEEALSIKNTDIVKELALPPVKIHCSVLAEDAIKSAINDWKKKKGLEVPVAEKSAH is encoded by the coding sequence ATGGCATACAGCGATAAGGTGGTCGATCATTTCAACAACCCGCGCAACGTCGGGAGCCTGCCCAAGGAGGATCCCAACGTCGGCACCGGCCTGGTGGGCGCGCCGGAGTGCGGCGACGTTATGAAACTGCAGATGAAGATCAATCCCGAGACGCAGGTCATCGAAGAGGCGCGCTTCAAGACCTTCGGGTGCGGCTCGGCGATCGCCAGCTCCTCGCTGGCCACCGAGTGGGTCAAGGGCAAGACTGTCGAGGAGGCCCTGTCCATCAAGAACACGGACATCGTGAAGGAACTGGCCCTGCCGCCGGTGAAGATTCACTGTTCGGTGCTGGCCGAAGACGCCATCAAGTCGGCGATCAACGACTGGAAGAAAAAGAAGGGCCTGGAAGTGCCCGTGGCGGAGAAGTCCGCGCACTGA